CTGCATCAGGGACTGCATAAAGAGAGGGATCAGATCAGCGGTGATCATCAGCGCCGGATTCAAGGAGGCTGGCTCTGCAGGAATTCTGCTTGAGGAAGAGCTCAAGGCTCTCAGAAAAACCGGCAATATCCGAATACTCGGCCCCAACTGTCTCGGCATCATCAATACAGCAAACGACCTGAATGCCACCTTTGCAGCAGGAATGCTCCCCAAAGGCAGGCTTGCATTTTTTTCCCAGTCAGGGGCCCTCGGCATTGCGATACTTGACTGGGCGATCGGCAACAAGATCGGTTTTTCAAAGTTCATCAGCCTCGGCAACAAGGCAGATCTGAACGAAACGGACTTCATAGAATATTTTATGCAGGACCCTGAGACAGATATTATCCTGGGGTATATCGAGGATGTGGTTGAGGGCAGGCGATTTCTTGAGATTGCGAAAAAAGCGACAAAGCTCAAACCCATTATCCTTGTCAAATCCGGCGGTACTCAGGCAGGAGCACGCGCTGCATCGTCCCACACCGGTGCCCTTGCAGGGTCTGAAAATGCCTTTAACGCTGCATTCAGGCAGACAGGGGTTATCAGGGCCGAAGGCGTAGAGGACCTCTTTGAGTCAGCATTAGCATTTCATTCCGGCAAGGTGCCCAGCGGCAACAACCTGCTGATTATTACGAACGCAGGCGGCCCTGGTATCATTGCTGCAGATACAGCAGAAAAGCTCGGCATCAATCTGCCGCAGCTTTCAAAGGAAACGGTTGAGCAGCTTATGAAAGTGCTTCCGAAGAACTCGTCGCTCTATAATCCTGTTGACATCATCGGGGATGCGACATCTGAGCGGTACGCTGCAGTGCTCGAGCGCACGCTGAATGATCCGAATGTGGACGGCATATTGATTATTCTGACTCCGCAGGCCATGGTGAATGTTGAGGAGACTGCAAAGATCGTTATCGGGTCATCGAAGAAGACCGACAAGCCCCTGATCACAAGCTTTATGGGAGAGGAGAGGGTGCGGTCGTCAGTGGCCATGCTCAAGGCTGCTGCGATAACGAACTTTTCCTATCCTGAGCCGGCGGTGAAGTCCTTCAGAAAACTTTACAATTACGGACTCTGGAGGAAAAAGGCAGAGGAAATACCTTTCTCGCCGGAAGTGAACAGGGATGCCGTTGCAGAGATCATCAGAAATGCACGCCAGAATAATCAGATCCAGTTTGCAGAGGACGCGTCACGCGAAATTCTGACGCACTATGGATTCAGGTTCCCGAAGAAGCAGCTGGTAAAGATGCCGAATGAGGCTGCCAGGGCTGCCGCTGCCATAGGGTTTCCGGTTGTCATGAAGATCTCCTCGCCTGATATCCTTCACAAGACCGATATCGGCGGGGTAAAACTCAATATCAGTTCGAAAAAAGAGGCAAAGGATGCATTTACCGAAATAACCCTGAATGCCAGGAAATTCATGCCAAAGGCATTCATTAGTGGCGTTACGATCTATGAGACGGTGCCAAAGGGCAAAGAGGTTATTCTTGGCATCACCTTTGACAGGACCTTCGGCCATATGATCATGTTCGGTCTTGGCGGCATCTACGTTGAGGTGTTGAAGGATGTCTCTTTCAGGATCGTGCCGGTCAGTCTGTCAGAGGCCAGCGAGATGATCCATGAGATCAGGACAATCCGGCTCCTTCAGGGTGTTCGAGGAGAGCAGCCTGCGGACATTGATGCTATTGTCCAGAGCATTGTGAGGCTCTCGATGCTCGCAACCGATTTTCCCGAGATCCATGAGCTTGATATCAATCCACTCGTTGTGTTTGGAAGCGGGGCCATTGCCCTTGATTCAAGGATCATCCTCAGTCATGAAAATAAAGGAGGCACGTAAATGCACTACCTGTATATTGGCTCCACCACAGGGTTCTCAGGCAAGAGTCTGATCACTCTTGGGCTGGGCCTTATGTTGAAGGAAAAGGGCCTTTCGATCGGTTATATCAAACCGTATGGCAAGATCCCTCTGCAGCAGGAAGGAAGTATTGTTGATGCTGATGCCGAGTTCCTGCGCAAGGCCCTTGATATCAGCGAGCCGGCAGGGGTTGTATCGCCCTTTGTTGTGACGTATGAGCTTCAAAATAATCTTCTGAAGGGCAGGCCATCAGATAAATTTGATGCCGTCAATAAGGCGTTTTCTTCCATTCCCGACAAAGATGTTGTGCTGGTTGGCGGCGCTACTGATCTTTATGACGGTGTTACCTTTGGTATTAATGGTCTGAAACTGATCCCCTACCTTAAGGCAAAGGCGCTTGTCGTAGAGCCGTGGAACGGCGACAGTTCCATTGACGCAATTGTCGGTGCAAAGGAGC
The Nitrospirota bacterium DNA segment above includes these coding regions:
- a CDS encoding acetate--CoA ligase family protein — encoded protein: MLDTLFYPKSVAVVGASQDPQKVGYAILDNLLKFGYQGRIYPINPKADEILGVKAYKSIFDVLDEIGLAVVSIPAAMVPDCIRDCIKRGIRSAVIISAGFKEAGSAGILLEEELKALRKTGNIRILGPNCLGIINTANDLNATFAAGMLPKGRLAFFSQSGALGIAILDWAIGNKIGFSKFISLGNKADLNETDFIEYFMQDPETDIILGYIEDVVEGRRFLEIAKKATKLKPIILVKSGGTQAGARAASSHTGALAGSENAFNAAFRQTGVIRAEGVEDLFESALAFHSGKVPSGNNLLIITNAGGPGIIAADTAEKLGINLPQLSKETVEQLMKVLPKNSSLYNPVDIIGDATSERYAAVLERTLNDPNVDGILIILTPQAMVNVEETAKIVIGSSKKTDKPLITSFMGEERVRSSVAMLKAAAITNFSYPEPAVKSFRKLYNYGLWRKKAEEIPFSPEVNRDAVAEIIRNARQNNQIQFAEDASREILTHYGFRFPKKQLVKMPNEAARAAAAIGFPVVMKISSPDILHKTDIGGVKLNISSKKEAKDAFTEITLNARKFMPKAFISGVTIYETVPKGKEVILGITFDRTFGHMIMFGLGGIYVEVLKDVSFRIVPVSLSEASEMIHEIRTIRLLQGVRGEQPADIDAIVQSIVRLSMLATDFPEIHELDINPLVVFGSGAIALDSRIILSHENKGGT